Sequence from the Pseudomonadota bacterium genome:
AACGGGTGGTCGAGGTGTTTGATCCGCTGGTTGCGGATGTCTTCGGTCTGGCGCTCAGCGATATTGTGGTGAGCATCCATTGCGGTTCCCGTGGTCTCGGCCATCAGATCGGCACCGAATATCTTAAATCCATGCTGACGGCGGCAAACAAGTACGGTATTGCCATACCCGAACGAGAACTTGCCTGCGCCCCCATTGATTCCCCCCAGGGGCAGGCCTATCTCGGTGCAATGCGGGCCGCTATCAACTGCGCCCTTGCCAACCGTCAGATTCTCACCCATCTGACCAGAAGCGTTTTTGAACGAATCCTCCCACGGGCGCAGATTGATCTGCTCTACGATGTTTCCCATAACACCTGCAAGGAAGAAGACCATACTATTCAGGGCAAAAAAACACGTCTCTTTGTCCACCGAAAAGGCGCCACCCGCTCTCTTGGGCCGGGACACCCGGATATCCCTGCCGAATTCAGGCAAGTCGGCCAACCAGTCCTGATCGGCGGCACCATGGGCACTTCATCTTATATTCTCGTGGGCGCCAGCACCAGCGAGGACAAATCCTTCAGTTCAGCCTGCCATGGGGCCGGAAGAAATATGAGCCGCAGGATGGCAATGAAAAAATATAAGGGCAGAACCATCGTAGATGATCTTGCCGCCCGGGGAATTGTGATCCGCAGCCCATCGTTCAGAGGCGTTTCCGAAGAAGCCCCCGGTGCATACAAGGATGTCGACGAAGTTGTAGAGGCGACACACGCTGCCGGGCTTGCAAAAAAGGTGGTCCGGGTGGAGCCGTTGATCTGCATCAAGGGATAATGAAATCCCCACGGATGATTCCTGCCCTTTTCATGAATTGATTTAACACCAGGGATCCGGGATAATATCATTTGCCAACACAACATATTGTAATCATCTGATTAATTTTGTATCCTGATATTCATCTCAAAGATTACAGGACTTCACAGACATTGCCTGACACACGGTAAT
This genomic interval carries:
- a CDS encoding RtcB family protein, translating into MDTKLFKRRDENEWEIRPHGKMQVPGKIFASESLVRSMDDKVFEQVTNVAGLPGIVEGSFAMPDAHWGYGFPIGGVAAFDASKGGVVSAGGVGFDISCGVRTLVTGLTAEDVGGVRDKLTDLLAATIPAGVGSTGKLRLNDKEMEKMLLGGAKWAVSHGYGIKKDLSRCEEKGQMPGALPEHVSNQAKKRQRDEMGTLGSGNHYLEIQRVVEVFDPLVADVFGLALSDIVVSIHCGSRGLGHQIGTEYLKSMLTAANKYGIAIPERELACAPIDSPQGQAYLGAMRAAINCALANRQILTHLTRSVFERILPRAQIDLLYDVSHNTCKEEDHTIQGKKTRLFVHRKGATRSLGPGHPDIPAEFRQVGQPVLIGGTMGTSSYILVGASTSEDKSFSSACHGAGRNMSRRMAMKKYKGRTIVDDLAARGIVIRSPSFRGVSEEAPGAYKDVDEVVEATHAAGLAKKVVRVEPLICIKG